In one Mesotoga infera genomic region, the following are encoded:
- a CDS encoding isoprenyl transferase yields the protein MALPVHVAFIMDGNGRWAKKRGLERIEGHKKGAEVADSASRWCADLGIRYVTLYAFS from the coding sequence ATGGCACTTCCCGTTCATGTTGCCTTTATTATGGATGGAAACGGCCGCTGGGCAAAGAAAAGAGGACTTGAAAGAATCGAGGGACATAAGAAAGGGGCAGAAGTTGCAGATTCGGCTTCTCGTTGGTGTGCCGATTTAGGGATACGATACGTAACACTCTATGCGTTCTC